Proteins encoded by one window of Xiphophorus couchianus chromosome 13, X_couchianus-1.0, whole genome shotgun sequence:
- the ctnnal1 gene encoding alpha-catulin isoform X1: MASSPCGNSNFDSGLEIKTRSVEQTLIPLVSQITTLINHKDRPKKPERTLAAIHRVGQAVSVAVGRFVAVGEAIASENQELKDEMGQACFEARRAGDAIAQLTDVGSAMQPQTDGRVTVFSDRTGMVKAARLLLSSVTKVLVLADRIVIKQIITSRNKVLVTLDKLERVSTFQEFVQIFSQFGNEMVEFAHLTGDRQNDLKDEKKKARMAAARAVLEKCTMMLLTASKTCLRHPDCESARINKDAVFHRMRCALEQVIEIVTEARSCGENKVLPTSIYNSIKDFKGSVECLRENLHSSTPQIMAGQLETLVERTEDFTDSPYTSHEQRQAILSVCQLARQDTQQLVHAWIEAQQSVHAKEATEELEVAILKTCQSISDLRRELHKVAVGRASDLLKAHGEHLPLRALKAAGAEGNLEAVAEYSRTLTEQKEQLVETCRLLCHVSGTEPLEITCIHAEETFHVIGPQIISAAQTLALHPSSKIAKENLEVFCEAWDSQLCDMALLLKEINDVFEGRRGDKRPYLSLPRPGKHSANLKTAKAVKLDAEEQTSMAKLGLELRLLSSDVDSEVEKWEEQEHDIVRQSQSLASMAYNMYLFTRGEGLLKTTLDLFHQAEVLSEEGLQLCSSLHTFSTQLVDEEKSVVITETEKLVVLCQQLQMGAKTPVQGKTATFQKVDSSIQTTRNIMTVVLSLLPISNKLNKKVTSTCCFKYKSERTSLSSLQDWGERPDASTPVKEEGALSSKNTNGFGVKSLEQHMAGLNLLESK; encoded by the exons ATCACGACGCTGATTAACCACAAAGACAGGCCAAAGAAGCCTGAGCGGACGCTGGCAGCGATTCACCGAGTGGGTCAGGCAGTGAGCGTGGCAGTGGGGCGTTTTGTCGCCGTTGGGGAGGCCATAGCCTCAGAAAACCAGGAGCTGAAGGATGAAATGGGTCAGGCGTGCTTTGAGGCACGCAGAGCAG GCGACGCTATAGCCCAGCTGACAGACGTGGGGTCAGCCATGCAGCCTCAGACAGACGGGCGTGTCACAGTGTTCAGTGACAGGACTGGGATGGTAAAGGCCGCCCGCCTGCTCCTCTCATCAGTCACTAAAGTCCTCGTCCTTGCTGATCGCATCGTCATCAAACAGATAATCACATCACGCAATAAG GTTCTTGTAACACTTGACAAACTGGAAAGAGTCAGCACCTTCCAGGAGTTTGTGCAGATTTTCAGCCAGTTTGGCAACGAGATGGTGGAGTTTGCTCACCTCACAGGAGACAGACAGAAT GACTTGAAAGACGAGAAGAAGAAGGCGAGAATGGCAGCAGCCCGGGCAGTGCTGGAGAAATGCACTATGATGCTCCTCACAGCCTCCAAG ACTTGCCTCAGGCACCCAGACTGTGAGTCGGCGAGGATCAACAAAGACGCCGTGTTCCACCGAATGCGCTGTGCCCTGGAGCAGGTCATCGAGATAGTCACTGAGGCACGGAGCTGTGGGGAAAACAAGGTCCTCCCTACTAGTATCTACAACAGCATCAAGGACTTCAAG GGCAGCGTTGAGTGCCTTAGAGAGAACCTGCACTCTTCGACGCCACAGATCATGGCCGGTCAGCTGGAGACGCTGGTGGAGCGCACCGAGGACTTCACCGATTCGCCCTACACCAGTCATGAGCAGCGGCAGGCCATCCTCAGCGTGTGCCAGCTGGCCCGCCAGGACACCCAGCAGCTGGTGCACGCCTGGATCGAGGCG CAGCAGTCTGTCCATGCCAAAGAGGCCACAGAAGAGCTGGAGGTGGCCATTCTGAAGACATGCCAGAGCATCAGTGACCTGAGACGAGAG CTCCATAAGGTCGCAGTGGGCCGCGCCTCCGACTTGCTGAAAGCTCACGGCGAGCATCTGCCTCTGAGGGCCCTCAAAGCTGCTGGCGCCGAAGGGAACCTGGAGGCAGTGGCAGAGTATTCGCGGACGCTCACCGAGCAGaaggagcagctggtggag ACATGCAGACTGTTGTGCCATGTGTCGGGGACGGAGCCATTAGAGATTACCTGCATACACGCAGAGGAGACCTTTCATGTCATTGGCCCACAG ATCATCTCGGCTGCCCAGACGTTGGCCCTTCATCCATCCAGTAAGATTGCTAAAGAGAACCTGGAGGTGTTCTGCGAGGCCTGGGACTCCCAGCTCTGTGACATGGCTCTGCTGCTCAAAGAGATCAATGATGTCTTTGAAGGAAGACGAG GTGACAAAAGGCCTTATCTGTCTCTTCCAAGACCTGGG AAACACTCAGCTAATCTGAAGACTGCCAAGGCTGTCAAGTTGGATGCAGAG GAGCAGACGAGCATGGCCAAGCTGGGACTGGAGCTCCGTCTGCTGTCATCAGATGTGGACTCGGAGGTGGAGAAATGGGAGGAGCAGGAACATGACATAGTGCGGCAGAGCCAGAGCCTCGCCAGCATGGCGTACAACATGTACCTGTTCACAAG AGGGGAGGGGCTGTTGAAGACAACTCTGGATCTTTTTCATCAAGCTGAG gttttgtcaGAAGAGGGACTTCAGCTTTGTTCATCTCTTCATACATTTTCCACTCAG CTGGTTGATGAGGAAAAGTCTGTGGTGatcacagaaacagagaaactggTGGTGTTGTGCCAGCAGCTGCAGATGGGGGCCAAAACTCCTGTACAGGGCAAGACTGCCACCTTCCAGAAG GTGGACTCATCCATTCAGACAACCAGAAACATCATGACTGTggtcctctccctcctccctaTTAGtaataagctaaataaaaaggtAACATCCACATGCTGCTTTAAG TACAAGTCAGAGAGGACGAGCCTCAGTTCCCTGCAGGACTGGGGAGAACGTCCGGACGCATCTACGCCTGTCAAAGAGGAGGGGGCTCtaagcagcaaaaacacaaacggCTTTGGAGTCAAATCCCTGGAACAGCACATGGCCGGCCTCAACCTCCTGGAGAGCAAATAA
- the ctnnal1 gene encoding alpha-catulin isoform X3, producing the protein MASSPCGNSNFDSGLEIKTRSVEQTLIPLVSQITTLINHKDRPKKPERTLAAIHRVGQAVSVAVGRFVAVGEAIASENQELKDEMGQACFEARRAGDAIAQLTDVGSAMQPQTDGRVTVFSDRTGMVKAARLLLSSVTKVLVLADRIVIKQIITSRNKVLVTLDKLERVSTFQEFVQIFSQFGNEMVEFAHLTGDRQNDLKDEKKKARMAAARAVLEKCTMMLLTASKTCLRHPDCESARINKDAVFHRMRCALEQVIEIVTEARSCGENKVLPTSIYNSIKDFKGSVECLRENLHSSTPQIMAGQLETLVERTEDFTDSPYTSHEQRQAILSVCQLARQDTQQLVHAWIEAQQSVHAKEATEELEVAILKTCQSISDLRRELHKVAVGRASDLLKAHGEHLPLRALKAAGAEGNLEAVAEYSRTLTEQKEQLVETCRLLCHVSGTEPLEITCIHAEETFHVIGPQIISAAQTLALHPSSKIAKENLEVFCEAWDSQLCDMALLLKEINDVFEGRRGDKRPYLSLPRPGKHSANLKTAKAVKLDAEEQTSMAKLGLELRLLSSDVDSEVEKWEEQEHDIVRQSQSLASMAYNMYLFTRGEGLLKTTLDLFHQAEVLSEEGLQLCSSLHTFSTQLVDEEKSVVITETEKLVVLCQQLQMGAKTPVQGKTATFQKVDSSIQTTRNIMTVVLSLLPISNKLNKKYKSERTSLSSLQDWGERPDASTPVKEEGALSSKNTNGFGVKSLEQHMAGLNLLESK; encoded by the exons ATCACGACGCTGATTAACCACAAAGACAGGCCAAAGAAGCCTGAGCGGACGCTGGCAGCGATTCACCGAGTGGGTCAGGCAGTGAGCGTGGCAGTGGGGCGTTTTGTCGCCGTTGGGGAGGCCATAGCCTCAGAAAACCAGGAGCTGAAGGATGAAATGGGTCAGGCGTGCTTTGAGGCACGCAGAGCAG GCGACGCTATAGCCCAGCTGACAGACGTGGGGTCAGCCATGCAGCCTCAGACAGACGGGCGTGTCACAGTGTTCAGTGACAGGACTGGGATGGTAAAGGCCGCCCGCCTGCTCCTCTCATCAGTCACTAAAGTCCTCGTCCTTGCTGATCGCATCGTCATCAAACAGATAATCACATCACGCAATAAG GTTCTTGTAACACTTGACAAACTGGAAAGAGTCAGCACCTTCCAGGAGTTTGTGCAGATTTTCAGCCAGTTTGGCAACGAGATGGTGGAGTTTGCTCACCTCACAGGAGACAGACAGAAT GACTTGAAAGACGAGAAGAAGAAGGCGAGAATGGCAGCAGCCCGGGCAGTGCTGGAGAAATGCACTATGATGCTCCTCACAGCCTCCAAG ACTTGCCTCAGGCACCCAGACTGTGAGTCGGCGAGGATCAACAAAGACGCCGTGTTCCACCGAATGCGCTGTGCCCTGGAGCAGGTCATCGAGATAGTCACTGAGGCACGGAGCTGTGGGGAAAACAAGGTCCTCCCTACTAGTATCTACAACAGCATCAAGGACTTCAAG GGCAGCGTTGAGTGCCTTAGAGAGAACCTGCACTCTTCGACGCCACAGATCATGGCCGGTCAGCTGGAGACGCTGGTGGAGCGCACCGAGGACTTCACCGATTCGCCCTACACCAGTCATGAGCAGCGGCAGGCCATCCTCAGCGTGTGCCAGCTGGCCCGCCAGGACACCCAGCAGCTGGTGCACGCCTGGATCGAGGCG CAGCAGTCTGTCCATGCCAAAGAGGCCACAGAAGAGCTGGAGGTGGCCATTCTGAAGACATGCCAGAGCATCAGTGACCTGAGACGAGAG CTCCATAAGGTCGCAGTGGGCCGCGCCTCCGACTTGCTGAAAGCTCACGGCGAGCATCTGCCTCTGAGGGCCCTCAAAGCTGCTGGCGCCGAAGGGAACCTGGAGGCAGTGGCAGAGTATTCGCGGACGCTCACCGAGCAGaaggagcagctggtggag ACATGCAGACTGTTGTGCCATGTGTCGGGGACGGAGCCATTAGAGATTACCTGCATACACGCAGAGGAGACCTTTCATGTCATTGGCCCACAG ATCATCTCGGCTGCCCAGACGTTGGCCCTTCATCCATCCAGTAAGATTGCTAAAGAGAACCTGGAGGTGTTCTGCGAGGCCTGGGACTCCCAGCTCTGTGACATGGCTCTGCTGCTCAAAGAGATCAATGATGTCTTTGAAGGAAGACGAG GTGACAAAAGGCCTTATCTGTCTCTTCCAAGACCTGGG AAACACTCAGCTAATCTGAAGACTGCCAAGGCTGTCAAGTTGGATGCAGAG GAGCAGACGAGCATGGCCAAGCTGGGACTGGAGCTCCGTCTGCTGTCATCAGATGTGGACTCGGAGGTGGAGAAATGGGAGGAGCAGGAACATGACATAGTGCGGCAGAGCCAGAGCCTCGCCAGCATGGCGTACAACATGTACCTGTTCACAAG AGGGGAGGGGCTGTTGAAGACAACTCTGGATCTTTTTCATCAAGCTGAG gttttgtcaGAAGAGGGACTTCAGCTTTGTTCATCTCTTCATACATTTTCCACTCAG CTGGTTGATGAGGAAAAGTCTGTGGTGatcacagaaacagagaaactggTGGTGTTGTGCCAGCAGCTGCAGATGGGGGCCAAAACTCCTGTACAGGGCAAGACTGCCACCTTCCAGAAG GTGGACTCATCCATTCAGACAACCAGAAACATCATGACTGTggtcctctccctcctccctaTTAGtaataagctaaataaaaag TACAAGTCAGAGAGGACGAGCCTCAGTTCCCTGCAGGACTGGGGAGAACGTCCGGACGCATCTACGCCTGTCAAAGAGGAGGGGGCTCtaagcagcaaaaacacaaacggCTTTGGAGTCAAATCCCTGGAACAGCACATGGCCGGCCTCAACCTCCTGGAGAGCAAATAA
- the ctnnal1 gene encoding alpha-catulin isoform X4 encodes MASSPCGNSNFDSGLEIKTRSVEQTLIPLVSQITTLINHKDRPKKPERTLAAIHRVGQAVSVAVGRFVAVGEAIASENQELKDEMGQACFEARRAGDAIAQLTDVGSAMQPQTDGRVTVFSDRTGMVKAARLLLSSVTKVLVLADRIVIKQIITSRNKVLVTLDKLERVSTFQEFVQIFSQFGNEMVEFAHLTGDRQNDLKDEKKKARMAAARAVLEKCTMMLLTASKTCLRHPDCESARINKDAVFHRMRCALEQVIEIVTEARSCGENKVLPTSIYNSIKDFKGSVECLRENLHSSTPQIMAGQLETLVERTEDFTDSPYTSHEQRQAILSVCQLARQDTQQLVHAWIEAQSVHAKEATEELEVAILKTCQSISDLRRELHKVAVGRASDLLKAHGEHLPLRALKAAGAEGNLEAVAEYSRTLTEQKEQLVETCRLLCHVSGTEPLEITCIHAEETFHVIGPQIISAAQTLALHPSSKIAKENLEVFCEAWDSQLCDMALLLKEINDVFEGRRGDKRPYLSLPRPGKHSANLKTAKAVKLDAEEQTSMAKLGLELRLLSSDVDSEVEKWEEQEHDIVRQSQSLASMAYNMYLFTRGEGLLKTTLDLFHQAEVLSEEGLQLCSSLHTFSTQLVDEEKSVVITETEKLVVLCQQLQMGAKTPVQGKTATFQKVDSSIQTTRNIMTVVLSLLPISNKLNKKYKSERTSLSSLQDWGERPDASTPVKEEGALSSKNTNGFGVKSLEQHMAGLNLLESK; translated from the exons ATCACGACGCTGATTAACCACAAAGACAGGCCAAAGAAGCCTGAGCGGACGCTGGCAGCGATTCACCGAGTGGGTCAGGCAGTGAGCGTGGCAGTGGGGCGTTTTGTCGCCGTTGGGGAGGCCATAGCCTCAGAAAACCAGGAGCTGAAGGATGAAATGGGTCAGGCGTGCTTTGAGGCACGCAGAGCAG GCGACGCTATAGCCCAGCTGACAGACGTGGGGTCAGCCATGCAGCCTCAGACAGACGGGCGTGTCACAGTGTTCAGTGACAGGACTGGGATGGTAAAGGCCGCCCGCCTGCTCCTCTCATCAGTCACTAAAGTCCTCGTCCTTGCTGATCGCATCGTCATCAAACAGATAATCACATCACGCAATAAG GTTCTTGTAACACTTGACAAACTGGAAAGAGTCAGCACCTTCCAGGAGTTTGTGCAGATTTTCAGCCAGTTTGGCAACGAGATGGTGGAGTTTGCTCACCTCACAGGAGACAGACAGAAT GACTTGAAAGACGAGAAGAAGAAGGCGAGAATGGCAGCAGCCCGGGCAGTGCTGGAGAAATGCACTATGATGCTCCTCACAGCCTCCAAG ACTTGCCTCAGGCACCCAGACTGTGAGTCGGCGAGGATCAACAAAGACGCCGTGTTCCACCGAATGCGCTGTGCCCTGGAGCAGGTCATCGAGATAGTCACTGAGGCACGGAGCTGTGGGGAAAACAAGGTCCTCCCTACTAGTATCTACAACAGCATCAAGGACTTCAAG GGCAGCGTTGAGTGCCTTAGAGAGAACCTGCACTCTTCGACGCCACAGATCATGGCCGGTCAGCTGGAGACGCTGGTGGAGCGCACCGAGGACTTCACCGATTCGCCCTACACCAGTCATGAGCAGCGGCAGGCCATCCTCAGCGTGTGCCAGCTGGCCCGCCAGGACACCCAGCAGCTGGTGCACGCCTGGATCGAGGCG CAGTCTGTCCATGCCAAAGAGGCCACAGAAGAGCTGGAGGTGGCCATTCTGAAGACATGCCAGAGCATCAGTGACCTGAGACGAGAG CTCCATAAGGTCGCAGTGGGCCGCGCCTCCGACTTGCTGAAAGCTCACGGCGAGCATCTGCCTCTGAGGGCCCTCAAAGCTGCTGGCGCCGAAGGGAACCTGGAGGCAGTGGCAGAGTATTCGCGGACGCTCACCGAGCAGaaggagcagctggtggag ACATGCAGACTGTTGTGCCATGTGTCGGGGACGGAGCCATTAGAGATTACCTGCATACACGCAGAGGAGACCTTTCATGTCATTGGCCCACAG ATCATCTCGGCTGCCCAGACGTTGGCCCTTCATCCATCCAGTAAGATTGCTAAAGAGAACCTGGAGGTGTTCTGCGAGGCCTGGGACTCCCAGCTCTGTGACATGGCTCTGCTGCTCAAAGAGATCAATGATGTCTTTGAAGGAAGACGAG GTGACAAAAGGCCTTATCTGTCTCTTCCAAGACCTGGG AAACACTCAGCTAATCTGAAGACTGCCAAGGCTGTCAAGTTGGATGCAGAG GAGCAGACGAGCATGGCCAAGCTGGGACTGGAGCTCCGTCTGCTGTCATCAGATGTGGACTCGGAGGTGGAGAAATGGGAGGAGCAGGAACATGACATAGTGCGGCAGAGCCAGAGCCTCGCCAGCATGGCGTACAACATGTACCTGTTCACAAG AGGGGAGGGGCTGTTGAAGACAACTCTGGATCTTTTTCATCAAGCTGAG gttttgtcaGAAGAGGGACTTCAGCTTTGTTCATCTCTTCATACATTTTCCACTCAG CTGGTTGATGAGGAAAAGTCTGTGGTGatcacagaaacagagaaactggTGGTGTTGTGCCAGCAGCTGCAGATGGGGGCCAAAACTCCTGTACAGGGCAAGACTGCCACCTTCCAGAAG GTGGACTCATCCATTCAGACAACCAGAAACATCATGACTGTggtcctctccctcctccctaTTAGtaataagctaaataaaaag TACAAGTCAGAGAGGACGAGCCTCAGTTCCCTGCAGGACTGGGGAGAACGTCCGGACGCATCTACGCCTGTCAAAGAGGAGGGGGCTCtaagcagcaaaaacacaaacggCTTTGGAGTCAAATCCCTGGAACAGCACATGGCCGGCCTCAACCTCCTGGAGAGCAAATAA
- the ctnnal1 gene encoding alpha-catulin isoform X2, with translation MASSPCGNSNFDSGLEIKTRSVEQTLIPLVSQITTLINHKDRPKKPERTLAAIHRVGQAVSVAVGRFVAVGEAIASENQELKDEMGQACFEARRAGDAIAQLTDVGSAMQPQTDGRVTVFSDRTGMVKAARLLLSSVTKVLVLADRIVIKQIITSRNKVLVTLDKLERVSTFQEFVQIFSQFGNEMVEFAHLTGDRQNDLKDEKKKARMAAARAVLEKCTMMLLTASKTCLRHPDCESARINKDAVFHRMRCALEQVIEIVTEARSCGENKVLPTSIYNSIKDFKGSVECLRENLHSSTPQIMAGQLETLVERTEDFTDSPYTSHEQRQAILSVCQLARQDTQQLVHAWIEAQSVHAKEATEELEVAILKTCQSISDLRRELHKVAVGRASDLLKAHGEHLPLRALKAAGAEGNLEAVAEYSRTLTEQKEQLVETCRLLCHVSGTEPLEITCIHAEETFHVIGPQIISAAQTLALHPSSKIAKENLEVFCEAWDSQLCDMALLLKEINDVFEGRRGDKRPYLSLPRPGKHSANLKTAKAVKLDAEEQTSMAKLGLELRLLSSDVDSEVEKWEEQEHDIVRQSQSLASMAYNMYLFTRGEGLLKTTLDLFHQAEVLSEEGLQLCSSLHTFSTQLVDEEKSVVITETEKLVVLCQQLQMGAKTPVQGKTATFQKVDSSIQTTRNIMTVVLSLLPISNKLNKKVTSTCCFKYKSERTSLSSLQDWGERPDASTPVKEEGALSSKNTNGFGVKSLEQHMAGLNLLESK, from the exons ATCACGACGCTGATTAACCACAAAGACAGGCCAAAGAAGCCTGAGCGGACGCTGGCAGCGATTCACCGAGTGGGTCAGGCAGTGAGCGTGGCAGTGGGGCGTTTTGTCGCCGTTGGGGAGGCCATAGCCTCAGAAAACCAGGAGCTGAAGGATGAAATGGGTCAGGCGTGCTTTGAGGCACGCAGAGCAG GCGACGCTATAGCCCAGCTGACAGACGTGGGGTCAGCCATGCAGCCTCAGACAGACGGGCGTGTCACAGTGTTCAGTGACAGGACTGGGATGGTAAAGGCCGCCCGCCTGCTCCTCTCATCAGTCACTAAAGTCCTCGTCCTTGCTGATCGCATCGTCATCAAACAGATAATCACATCACGCAATAAG GTTCTTGTAACACTTGACAAACTGGAAAGAGTCAGCACCTTCCAGGAGTTTGTGCAGATTTTCAGCCAGTTTGGCAACGAGATGGTGGAGTTTGCTCACCTCACAGGAGACAGACAGAAT GACTTGAAAGACGAGAAGAAGAAGGCGAGAATGGCAGCAGCCCGGGCAGTGCTGGAGAAATGCACTATGATGCTCCTCACAGCCTCCAAG ACTTGCCTCAGGCACCCAGACTGTGAGTCGGCGAGGATCAACAAAGACGCCGTGTTCCACCGAATGCGCTGTGCCCTGGAGCAGGTCATCGAGATAGTCACTGAGGCACGGAGCTGTGGGGAAAACAAGGTCCTCCCTACTAGTATCTACAACAGCATCAAGGACTTCAAG GGCAGCGTTGAGTGCCTTAGAGAGAACCTGCACTCTTCGACGCCACAGATCATGGCCGGTCAGCTGGAGACGCTGGTGGAGCGCACCGAGGACTTCACCGATTCGCCCTACACCAGTCATGAGCAGCGGCAGGCCATCCTCAGCGTGTGCCAGCTGGCCCGCCAGGACACCCAGCAGCTGGTGCACGCCTGGATCGAGGCG CAGTCTGTCCATGCCAAAGAGGCCACAGAAGAGCTGGAGGTGGCCATTCTGAAGACATGCCAGAGCATCAGTGACCTGAGACGAGAG CTCCATAAGGTCGCAGTGGGCCGCGCCTCCGACTTGCTGAAAGCTCACGGCGAGCATCTGCCTCTGAGGGCCCTCAAAGCTGCTGGCGCCGAAGGGAACCTGGAGGCAGTGGCAGAGTATTCGCGGACGCTCACCGAGCAGaaggagcagctggtggag ACATGCAGACTGTTGTGCCATGTGTCGGGGACGGAGCCATTAGAGATTACCTGCATACACGCAGAGGAGACCTTTCATGTCATTGGCCCACAG ATCATCTCGGCTGCCCAGACGTTGGCCCTTCATCCATCCAGTAAGATTGCTAAAGAGAACCTGGAGGTGTTCTGCGAGGCCTGGGACTCCCAGCTCTGTGACATGGCTCTGCTGCTCAAAGAGATCAATGATGTCTTTGAAGGAAGACGAG GTGACAAAAGGCCTTATCTGTCTCTTCCAAGACCTGGG AAACACTCAGCTAATCTGAAGACTGCCAAGGCTGTCAAGTTGGATGCAGAG GAGCAGACGAGCATGGCCAAGCTGGGACTGGAGCTCCGTCTGCTGTCATCAGATGTGGACTCGGAGGTGGAGAAATGGGAGGAGCAGGAACATGACATAGTGCGGCAGAGCCAGAGCCTCGCCAGCATGGCGTACAACATGTACCTGTTCACAAG AGGGGAGGGGCTGTTGAAGACAACTCTGGATCTTTTTCATCAAGCTGAG gttttgtcaGAAGAGGGACTTCAGCTTTGTTCATCTCTTCATACATTTTCCACTCAG CTGGTTGATGAGGAAAAGTCTGTGGTGatcacagaaacagagaaactggTGGTGTTGTGCCAGCAGCTGCAGATGGGGGCCAAAACTCCTGTACAGGGCAAGACTGCCACCTTCCAGAAG GTGGACTCATCCATTCAGACAACCAGAAACATCATGACTGTggtcctctccctcctccctaTTAGtaataagctaaataaaaaggtAACATCCACATGCTGCTTTAAG TACAAGTCAGAGAGGACGAGCCTCAGTTCCCTGCAGGACTGGGGAGAACGTCCGGACGCATCTACGCCTGTCAAAGAGGAGGGGGCTCtaagcagcaaaaacacaaacggCTTTGGAGTCAAATCCCTGGAACAGCACATGGCCGGCCTCAACCTCCTGGAGAGCAAATAA